The Arcobacter sp. CECT 8986 DNA window TATAAAATTTTTTGTAATTTTATATTATTTATATTAATAAAAAAATAATAACTAGGCTACTTTCTCTCCATTATTTAAAATAATAAAGTTTTTAATATTTTTTTGTGCAATTAATTCAACTTTATTTAACAAAGAGTTGTTGTATTCATCGCATATCTCTATCAAACAATAGTTTTCATTTGAGTTATAAAATAGCATATCTATACTATCTTCTAAATTACTAAGTTCAATATCAATTATAAATTTTTGCATTTGTTCAATTTCATCTTCATTTTTATTTTCACTTTCATATAAAATAAAACTATTTTCTAAAACTATTTTCTCTTTTTCATTTTTTGTTTTTTTATATTCATACGAAATACCATTTTCATCTAATAATTTTGTATTTACAAATATCATATTAGATATATTATTTTTTTCTAAGTATTGTAATAAAGAGATTGTATCTATAACTAGTATATCTGCAAGTGCAGTAGTAAAAGGTGCTGGTTCATAAACTCTTGAAAGACAAATATATTTAGGCATCAAAACAGGTATTAATTTTTTTAGTTGATTAAACTCTTTTTTTAACTGCTTTATTTTTAGTTCATCTAAAATATAAACAATTGAAGATTTATCAAAATCATTTTTTTGTGTAAACTCTATTTTAAATTCACTTACGTAACTAGAATCTCCATCACTATATTTTATTATTAAGTCATTATTAACATCAAATCTATTATCTTTTTTTACTGATGTTACAGCTACATTAATCATTTTTTCAAACTCACTTTTAACATTAAAATTAAAAATTTTTATATAGTTCTCCAAAACTTCATTAATACTCATAACTTCTCCCCTAATATTTTTACAATAAAAATAGATTATTTAATAAATCTAAGTACACAAACTGTGTTTTAATTGCCATTTAATTATTATATTTTAATATTTGTACGTCACAGTTTGCGTCACATTTTTTATTTTTACAAAGCAATTAGTAACTTTTTTGTATAATAGAACTAAATTCTTATAGGTTTATTGTAAATGTACACAAAAAAAATTCTTTTTTTACTCTTATTATTATCAACATATTTAAATGCAAATGGCTTATCAATAAAAAAAGATACCTCTTTTAATGATATTCTTCCTTCAAGCCAAATATATATTGATAAAACTAAACAATTATCAATGAATGAAGTTAAAAATAAAAAGTTTAAAAATATAAATGAAAAATCTTTAGGTTATGGATACTCACCAAACTTTAATGTCTGGATAAAATTCACCCTAAAAAATGAAACAAATACGACAATTAGAAAAATTTTAGAGTATGATAATGCATTAACTACAAATATATATCTATATGACAATAATAAACTTATTGAAAAAGAGGGATTATCTCACCTAAGTGAACAAAGAAGAAGTATAAATCCAATTTTTGAAATAGTTTTAAAACCAAATACAAAAAAGACTTATTATATACAAGCATCTTCTTATATTACTACTTTGATTATAAAGTTAAATTTATGGAATAGTGAAAGTTTTTATGAAAAAGAGATACAACACCAAGTTATATTAGCACTATTTTTTGGAGGAATGTCAATACTTGGATTTTATAATCTATTTATATTCTTTTTTACAAAAGATAGAAGCTATTTATATTATGTACTTTATATTTTTGGAATTATGGTTCATCACTTAATGTATTCAGGTGTTACAAATATATATTTTTTACCACATAACTGGGTTATGCCATTTATTCATTATGCAACATATATTGTAGGATTTCCAGCACTTGCACTTGCTCTTTTTACAAAGAGTTTTTTAAATATAAAAAAATATAAAATAATAAATAAAACACTAAATATATATTTAGTTTTATTTCCTTTCTTATTAAGTCTATTTTTTATTACAGATAGTTTTAATAAATATAGAAATATTTTCTCTGTAATTTTATTGGTTTATCTAGTTATTATTACAGTTTATACAAGTTTTAAAAGAAATAGACAAGCATACTTTGTTCTATTTGGATGGTTTATCTTTTTAACAGCTGGAATGTTTATGTACCTATCAAGTATAGGGATTTTTAATGTATTTATTAACTTTCCATACTTTATAGAAATTTCACTTATGATTGAAGCAATTGTTTTTTCTATTGCCTTAGCAGATAGAATAAAAGTATTACAAAAAGAGAAACAAGAAGCACAATATAAATTAATTTTACAACAAAAAGATGAACAAAAAAGACTTCAAATAAAAGTAAATGAAAAAACAAGAGATTTGAAAAAAGCCTTAGATGAAAAAGGACTTTTATTAAAAGAGTTAAATCACAGAGTTAAAAATAATATGCAAACAATAGTATCTTTAATAAGACTGCAAAGTGATGACATAAAAGATGACAAATTAAAAGATGTATTAAAAACAATTCAAAATAGAATTAAAGCTATGGGACATCTACATGAATTACTTTACAAACAAGATAATTTAGGAGATGTTGATACATATAAATATTTTGATATTTTAATTCAAGAAGTAATGCAAAGTTATAATTGCAAAAATGTAAAAATTGATTTAAAAGTACAAACAAATCTAAAAATAGAAGAGGCTATTTATTGTGGTCTTATAGTAAATGAACTAATATCAAACTCTTTTAAATATGCATTTGATGATACAAAACAAGGTGAGATAAATATAAAACTTTGTAAAAATCAAAATGAATATACATTGATTGTTGAAGATAATGGTAAAGGCTATGATTCTGCAAAACCTACAAATTCACTGGGTTTAATGCTAATAAATACACTTGCTTGTAACCAATTAAAAGGAAATATTAGCATAGATAGTCAAAATAGAGTTTCTGTTAAGATAAATTGGAGAGATAATGAGTAATTTAAAAATATTAATTTTAGAAGATAATACAATTGTTGGATTTGATATAAAAAGAAGTGTTGAAACACTTGGATATGAAGTTACAAAATGTGTAACTAATTATGATGAAGCACTAAGTGCTCAAAGAGAAAATCCTGCAGATATTGCTATAATGGATATTGATTTAGGAAGATATAGTAAAGATGGTATTGAAACAGCAAAAGATATACAACAAATAAAATTTACTCCTATTATATTTTTAACTGCTTTTTCAGATAATGAAACAATGCAAAAAGCAATAAATGGAGATTTTATTGCTACTTATATTACAAAACCTTACAACAGAGAATCAATTGCTCCTGCTATTTTAGTAGCAAAATCAAGACTAAAAAATGTAGATATATTATGTAATAATATTATAACTCTTAAAAATAATTATATTTTTGATCAAAGTAAAGAACTTTTATATTATGAAGATGAACCAATAAAATTAAGTAAACAAGAACGAAAACTTTTCTCACTTCTAATCTCAGCAAAAGGAAATATTGTTGATTTTGAAAATATAGAATATACTCTTTGGCCAGATGGTCCAGTATCAGATAGTTCATTAAGAACTTTACTTTATAGAATTAGAAATAAAGTAGATGCAGAAATAATAGAAACTGTTCAATCCTTTGGATGTAGAGTAAATATAAAATAATATATTTGCTCTTCTTTATTTAATTCCTTATTCTTTTCATCACACCTTTTTAATAATCACTTTTATTCTTACTTATTTAACTAATCTTATTTATCTATTGTAACTTTTTAATTATTTTGCACATTTAAAAATTATATTTATTATTTTCTTATTCTCAAAACAAAAATGTGACAATTATTGTGACATTGTTGATTTAACATATTTACATCACATATAAAGGATGAAAATATGTTTAATATAAACACAAACAACTCAGTAGAACAGTTACAGTCACTTTTAAATAGTACAATTACTAAATCGCTAGATTATATGCCAAAAAGCTTTAATGATGAGCAATTAAAAGCATTTGATGTATTCAAAAAAAGAGTATATTTAGAAGAGATAATAGAAAAGAGTGTCTCTTTTAATAAAGCACTAAATTTTGAAACAGAAAACAAGAATTTATACATTGTGAAAAGTGTAGAAGAATTGGTTAATATATTTAAACTAAGAAGTGAAATATACACTAGATTAAATTATAATAATGAATTTCCAGAAATAATAGAGGGTCTTAACTTTGATAAATATGATGTAAATTCGGCAATTATTTATAACAAAACAGATAAAACAATTACAGGTACTTGTAGACTTATTTTTGATTCAGAAAAAAAACTACCAATAGAAGAGAAACTAAATCTTGATTATATAAGAGATGAATACAAATCAATTGCAGAGGTATCTAGATTAACAATAAAACATCAAAAAGAAGGATTAAGTCTTGATTTTAAAAATCTTACTCAAGGAATTTACTCAATATTAAAACAAAATAATCAAAATGCAACAATTTCAGTGATAAGTAAAGAGCATTTTAAATTATATTCTAAATTTGGAGGATTTAATATAGAAAAAGAGTTAAACTCCTATGGACATTTAAATAAAACATTTGTAATAACATCTTGGGATATATCTAAAATTTCAAAGTTTTTCCATAAAGCTTTTTTAAAGTAGTCAATTAGACTACTTTAAAGCTCAATTACACGCTCAAACATCTCTTTTATTTCTGATTCATGACTTATAAGAAATATTTGTCTGTATTGCTCTTTTATTGTATTAAAAGCTTCTAATATTTCTAATCTTCTATTTTCGTCTTGACTTCCAAATACTTCATCAAAAGCTAAAAATGAGATTTGAGAACTACCACTTAACTCTTGCAAGGTTTTAGATATAGCAATTCGTAAAACTAAGTTTGCTAAATCAACTTCACCACCACTAAATCTCTCAATTGGATATTTTTTATTTTCATCATAAATAAAAAAATCAAACTCATTAGAAACTTCAATTAATTGATATTTTCCTTTTGTAATTTTTGCATACATGTTTGATGCAATTTGAGATATTCTTGGTGCAATTTTTGAATTAATAGTAGTTTTAAAATCTTGAAGAGTGATTTTTATTTTTGTATAATCATTTAAATCATCAATCTTTTTTTGTAAAGTATTGTTTTTTTCACTGTTTTCATCTAATTGTTTCATTATATTTTTTACTTCATTTTTTATTCTTGATTCTTCAAGTTTTTTATTATGAATTAATTCTGATAAATCCTCTTTTTGTTTTCTTAGTTTTTCTATTTGCTTTTCTAAATCTTTATGTGCAGATTCATCATATTTTATAGCTACAAATTCACTATTTCTTTGTTTTATATTTTCACTACAAATATTTATATTACTTTCTTGTTCTTTTATATTTTCAATAACTATTTTTTCTCTATTTAATTGAGTTTGTAAAGTTAAAAAATATTCATAGTCTTTTCTTAGAGATTCTAATTTTTCTTTCAATAAATTGTGTTCATTTTCATTATAAACATATACACTTAATTTATCAATTTGTTCATTATTGTTTTTTCCTCTTAATTCTATATTTTCTAAATATTTTAAACTATTTGATAAATCTTTTTTCTTTTCTGTTAATAGATATATTTTAGAGTGAAGTTGTTTTTCTTTATGAGTATTTTCATCTAATAAAAGTTGCTTTTGTTGAACTTCTTCTATTAATACATTTAATTGAGTAGAGTATTCATCAATATT harbors:
- a CDS encoding 7TM diverse intracellular signaling domain-containing protein; protein product: MYTKKILFLLLLLSTYLNANGLSIKKDTSFNDILPSSQIYIDKTKQLSMNEVKNKKFKNINEKSLGYGYSPNFNVWIKFTLKNETNTTIRKILEYDNALTTNIYLYDNNKLIEKEGLSHLSEQRRSINPIFEIVLKPNTKKTYYIQASSYITTLIIKLNLWNSESFYEKEIQHQVILALFFGGMSILGFYNLFIFFFTKDRSYLYYVLYIFGIMVHHLMYSGVTNIYFLPHNWVMPFIHYATYIVGFPALALALFTKSFLNIKKYKIINKTLNIYLVLFPFLLSLFFITDSFNKYRNIFSVILLVYLVIITVYTSFKRNRQAYFVLFGWFIFLTAGMFMYLSSIGIFNVFINFPYFIEISLMIEAIVFSIALADRIKVLQKEKQEAQYKLILQQKDEQKRLQIKVNEKTRDLKKALDEKGLLLKELNHRVKNNMQTIVSLIRLQSDDIKDDKLKDVLKTIQNRIKAMGHLHELLYKQDNLGDVDTYKYFDILIQEVMQSYNCKNVKIDLKVQTNLKIEEAIYCGLIVNELISNSFKYAFDDTKQGEINIKLCKNQNEYTLIVEDNGKGYDSAKPTNSLGLMLINTLACNQLKGNISIDSQNRVSVKINWRDNE
- a CDS encoding response regulator transcription factor; amino-acid sequence: MSNLKILILEDNTIVGFDIKRSVETLGYEVTKCVTNYDEALSAQRENPADIAIMDIDLGRYSKDGIETAKDIQQIKFTPIIFLTAFSDNETMQKAINGDFIATYITKPYNRESIAPAILVAKSRLKNVDILCNNIITLKNNYIFDQSKELLYYEDEPIKLSKQERKLFSLLISAKGNIVDFENIEYTLWPDGPVSDSSLRTLLYRIRNKVDAEIIETVQSFGCRVNIK
- a CDS encoding N-acyl amino acid synthase FeeM domain-containing protein, with amino-acid sequence MFNINTNNSVEQLQSLLNSTITKSLDYMPKSFNDEQLKAFDVFKKRVYLEEIIEKSVSFNKALNFETENKNLYIVKSVEELVNIFKLRSEIYTRLNYNNEFPEIIEGLNFDKYDVNSAIIYNKTDKTITGTCRLIFDSEKKLPIEEKLNLDYIRDEYKSIAEVSRLTIKHQKEGLSLDFKNLTQGIYSILKQNNQNATISVISKEHFKLYSKFGGFNIEKELNSYGHLNKTFVITSWDISKISKFFHKAFLK